The genomic window CCCCACCCGCGCCGAGGCGTCCGACGTGGCCAACGCCATCTACGACGGCACGGACGCCGTGATGCTCTCGGCGGAATCCGCCGCCGGGCAGTACCCGGTCGAGGCGGTCGCCATGATGGCCCGCATCGCCCGCGAGGCCGAGGGCAGCGAGCATTACAAGATGCTCCAGCGCTCCTTGGTGATCGACACTGAACTGGCGCAGGATGCCATCGCGTCGGCCGCGTGCAGTATCGGCGAGAAGCTGGACTCCCCCGCCATCGTGACCTTCACGAGTACGGGCGGCGCGGCGGCCCGTATCGCGAAGAACCGTCCCCCGCTGGCGATCCTGGCCCTGACGCCCAACGAGCAGACCCGCAACCAGCTGGCGCTGTCCTGGGGCGTCGTGCCGGTGCTCAGCGAGGACCCCCGCAACACCGACGATATGGTCCGCATTGCCAACGATGAGCTGCGCCGCAGCGGCCTGGCGGATGTGGGCGACCGTTACGTGATCACGGCGGGCGTGCCCTTCGGCGTGCGCGGCACAACGAACATGCTGCGCGTTGAGCGTCTGCGTGAGGATCTGCTGCAACCCTGAACATGGGTTTCGCCTGATCTGGGTGCAAACTTCATCTGAGCGTCAGATTTTTATCCACAGGGACGGGCTTTTTCCACACCGACCCTGTGGATAACTGTTGTGTTGTCCACAGGGTTTTGCTGCGCCTGGCGGTCATCCACAGGCAGGGACAGTTGTCCACAGCTGCCTGTGCATAACTTTCCCCCTCTGGCCTTGACCTGAAGGTTGCATGAAGATGGGCCTCCCAGCGCCTGGGAGGCCCATGAAGGCCCCATGAAGTTCAGGGGTGGATCAGGACCCCAGAACCAGTCGCGCGAACTTGTCCTTGCCCTTCTGAATGACCGCACCGCCCTCCTGAGACAGCTGCTCGCGGGTCAGGCTGGCCTGCGCGTCCGTCACAGCCTCCCCGTTCAGTTTCAGGCCCCGGTTCTGCATCAGCTTGCGGGCCGCGCCGTTGCTGGGCTCCAGGCCCGCCAGGACCACCAGCTTCACCAGACTGATCCGCTCGGGGTCAGCACTGTTCGCCAGTTCCGCCGCGGGCACCGTCACGGTCGGGATGTTCTGCGGAATGCCCCCCTTGGCGACGCTGCGGAAGCGGGCCTCGGCGGCGTCCAGATCCGCGTCCGGGTGGAACCACGCCACCACCTCGCGCGCCAGTTCGCGGTGCGCGGCCACCGGGTGTCCGGCCAGCAGCTCCTCGATGCGGGGGCGGGGCAGGTCGGTCAGCAGCGTGAAGTAGTTGTCCAGCAGCGGGTCGGGCACCTTCATCAGCTTCGCGAACATCTCGTGCGGCTCGTCGGTCAGGCCGATGTAGTTGTCGAGGCTCTTGGACATCTTCTCGGTGCCGTCCAGACCCACCAGCAGCGGCAGCGTCATCACAACCTGTGATTCCTGCCCGTAATCCCGCTGCAGCGCGCGGCCCACCAGGTTGTTGAAGAGCTGATCGGTGCCGCCCAGCTCCACGTCTGCCTCCAGCGCCACGGAGTCGTAGCCCTGCGTGAGGGGATACAGCAACTCGTGCACGGCGATGGGCACGCCACCCTCAAAGCGCTTGCGGAAGTCGTCGCGTTCCATGATGCGCGCGACCGTGTAGCGGCTGGCCAGGCGGATCACGTCGGCGTACCCCATGGGCTCCAGCCACTCGCCGTTGAAACGCACTTCCAGCACCTCGGGTTCCTGGCGCAGGATCAGGCGGCACTGCTCCAGGTAGCTCTTGGCGTTCTCGCGGGTCTGCTCCAGCGTCAGGGGTGGGCGGGTCTTGCTCTTGCCGCTGGGGTCGCCGATCATCGCGGTGAAATCACCGATCAGCATGATCACCTTGTGGCCCAGGTCCTGGAACTGGCGCATCTTACGCAGGATCACAGCGTGCCCCAGGTGCAGGTCCGGGCGGGTCGGGTCGGCGCCCAGCTTCACGCGCAGCGGCTGACCCTTGGCCAGTTTTCGGCGCAGGTCGTCCTCAGACACCAGATCCACGACGCCGCGGCGCAGCAGCTCGATCTGGTCGTCCACAGGTAGGTTCCATCGGATGGGGGCGGGTTCTTGCCGGGTCATTTCATTCTGCATGAGCACTCCATGGGGGAGCGGCGCATCAGGACTGTCCGGATGCGCCGCTCGGGGTTGGATTTCAGGCTGTGACTGACCCTGCTCCCACCGGTGGCGGCGGGCAGGGATACGCACGTCGGGTCAGACGCCTCATGCCGCCCAGCATAACAGGCGCCGCCGCCCGTTAGCATGCCTGCTGTGAAGACCATTCAGGAGTTGCGTGACACCTTCCCCCGCCCCGGCGTGATCGAGTGGCTGGGGCTGCGCCCCGCGCGCCGCGCACCCGTGCAATCGGTGCCGGAGGTTGAGGCGCACCCGCTGGTCGGATTGATCGGCGATCACGGGAAACTCGCCCCGCCTCGCCTGACCGCCCTGACAGGCGAGGCGGGGGAGGCCGCACGCCCCGCGAACGCCCCCGCCATTCCCGGCGGGCCCGGGCGACGGCAGGTGACGCTGATCCAAGCCGAGCACCTGCCCGTGATCGCCGCGCTGGCCGGACTGAACGAGGCGAGCCCGGAACAGCTGCGCCGCAACATCGCCGTGCGCGGTATTCCCCTGCTGGCCCTGAAGGACCGCCGCTTCCAGATTGGCGAGGCGATCCTGGAAGGCACTGGCGAGTGCCACCCCTGCTCGCGCATGGAGGAAACCCTGGGTGAGGGCGGGTACAACGCCGTGCGCGGGCACGGCGGCCTGACCGCCCGCGTGATCCGGGGCGGCGTGATCAGATTGGGTGACCAGATCCGCCCGCTGCCCAGCCCGGACGCCTGAGCTGGCCAGTATCCTGAGCAGCATGCCGAAGCGCCCCGCTCCGCCCCTGAGTCGCACGCGGCGCGTCACGCTGGCGGGCGCGTTCGGGTTCACGCGCCTGATCGTGGAGCTGGGCGTGCTGAGTTCCTTCGCGTTCAGCCTCGCGCTGTTCGTCGCGGCCATCGCACAGGCGTACGCGACGATCCGCGCGGCGCTGGGTGACCTGGGTGAGGCGCACACCACCAAGAGCCTGATCGTCGCGGCGGTCGAGCAGGCCGACACGCTGCTGGTGGGCGTGGCGCTGCTGATCATCTCGTTCGGCTTGCAGGCGCTGTTCGTGGGCCGCGTGCAGAACGTACCCCGCTGGCTGCACATCGACTCCTTCGACGACCTGAAACAGAAACTGATCGGCATCGTGATCGTGGCGCTCAGCGTGAACTTCTTCAGCGTCGCGCTGGAATGGAAGAGCGGGTCCGACATCCTCGTGTACGGCGCGGCCATTGCCGCCGTGATTCTCGCGGTGGGCGCGTACTCCGTGATTCTCTCGCGCCTCGGTCACCGCCCAGACGCGCCCGACGACCAGCATGCCGAACCTTGACGCGCGCCTCCAGGCGGCCCTGCACCTGATCCAGGCCGAGACTCACGCGGACATCGGCAGTGACCACGCGCACCTCCCGATCAGGCTGGCCCAGCTGGGCCGCATCACTCGCGGCGTGATTGTCGAGGTGAACTCAGGCCCGCTGGAACACGCCCGCGTGAACGTCGCCCGCGCGGGCCTCACGGACCGCCTGGAGGTCCGCGCCGGGAACGGCCTGGCCCCGCTGGCGCCCGGCGAGGTGCAGAGTGCCAGCATGACCGGCATGGGCGCGCAGACCATGCTGGGCATCCTGACCCGCACGCCAGGGCGCGTGCCGGACGCGCTGGTGCTGCAACCGAATGACAGTCCGGAACCGCTGCGCCGCTGGGCGCAGGAAAGCAGCTACCACGTCGCGGCGGAGGTCCTGGCCCCCGGCTTCTGGCGGTACCCGGTGCTGAGGCTGGAACGCCAGTCCGGCCCTGACCCGGCCTACGCGGGCCTGCCCGGGAACGCGGCCCTGCGGTACGGCCCGCTGTTGCTGCGCGAGGGGAGCGGGCTGCTGCGTGAACAGGTCGCGGCGGACATCGCCCGTTTGACGCCGCTGGCCGCCCCAGGCCGCGCCGCCGAGCACGACCTGCACGTCGCGCAGAGCGCCGCCGTGTGGCTCTCAGGGAATAGAAAATAAAAAACCCGCCTTCTTCGGCGGTGATAGAAAAAACATAGCGCGGTATGCAGTCGGCGTCAAGTCTTGCGGAATAGCTGGAAAAACACCGTCCTGGAGAGGCTTTTTCCCTAGTACTTCTGCGGAGATATGCAGCTCCGGTCGGTGTGCCCGACCTTCCCGAAGGGGCTGGTGGCGGCTTCCCCGATGAAGGGGACAGCTGGCCGCCGGGAGTCACGGGGGACCAAAACGAAAAATCCGCCCTTCTCGGACGGTGATGGGAAAAGAATAGCGCGGTATGCAGGTCCGGTCAAGTCCTACGTGCTGACCAGAAATTTGTCGCGCTGGACGTTCTGCTATTAAGAGCGGTAGCCGAGGGCTATGCAGTTGGGCACGCCGACGCGATGCTAATCTTCCGGCTGCCGCGCGTCGGACTGGTAGTGTCCGGATGCCTCATCGGCAGGGAGCGGCTCCCGGTGGTGGCTTACTTGGGGAGGCCCAGACCAAAACGAAAAATCCGCCCTTCTCGGACGGTGATAAAAATAGGATACCCCGATATGCAGGCCGTGTCAATCCCCACGCATCGGCCTGAAAAATCTCGTGCTACACGGGTGATCTCCAGCGACGTTCCTGGCGGTATGCAGCGAGGAGGGCCGGAGCGCATAGCCCCGGCCCTCCTCTTCCCGTCTCTGCTCAGCGGGCGACTTCCACGGCGCGGCTCTCGCGCACCACGGTCACCTGCACCTGCCCGGGGTACTCCATGTCCTGCTCGACCCGCCCGGCGATCTCGCGGGCCAGCAGGGTCGCCTGGGCGTCCGTGACCTTCTCCGGCTGCACGATGACGCGTACCTCGCGCCCGGCCTGGATGGCGTACGCCTGCTGCACGCCGGGGAACGATACGGCGATCTGTTCCAGCATCTCCAGGCGGCGCACGTACGATTCCAGTTCCTCGCGGCGCGCACCAGGGCGGGCGGCGCTGATCGCGTCGGCGGCGGCGACGAGCACGGAGTACAGCGTCTCGCCGTTCTCCGGGTCGTGGTGGTGCGCGATGGCGTCGATGACCTCGGCGGGCTCGCCGAAGCGCTTGGCGAGGTTGATGCCGATCTCGACGTGCGTGCCGTCAATCTCGCGGTCGATGCTCTTGCCGACGTCGTGCATCAGTCCCGCGCGGCGGGCCATGCCGGCGTCCAAGCCCAGCTCACCGGCCATGATGCCGGTCAGGTGCGCCACCTGAATGGAGTGTTTCAGGACGTTCTGACCGTAGCTGGTGCGGAAGTACATGCGGCCCAGCAGCTGCACGAGGCCCGGCTTGATGCCGACCACGCCCGCCTCGATGGCGGCTTCCTCGCCCTGGGCGTGCATGAAGGTCTTCATCTCATCCTGCGCCTTGTGCACCATCTCCTCGATGCGGGTCGGGTGTATGCGGCCGTCGGCGACCAAGGCGTCCAGGACGTGTTTGGCAACCTCGCGCCGCACCGGGTTGAAGCTAGAGAGGATCACCGCTTCGGGCGTGTCGTCGATGATCAGGTCCACGCCGGTCAGGGCCTCAAAGGCACGGATGTTGCGGCCCTCACGGCCGATCAGGCGGCCCTTCATGGCGTCGTTCGGGATGGGCACGACCGATACGCTCAGCGCGGCGCTCGTCTCGGAGGCGCTGCGCTGGATGGCCTGCGCGATCACGTGCCGCGCCGAGCGTTTCGCGTCGGCGGTGGCGCGTTCCTGCATGGCCTTCACGCGGATGGCCTTCTCCTCCTCCAGCTCGGCGTCCAGGCGGGTCAGGATGTCCGCGCGGGCCGCCTCGGGGGACAGGCCCGCGATCTCGAACAACTTGAGGTCCGCCTGATGGAGTCGCGCGGCGATCTCCTGCTCCTGCGTGCTCAGATGCCGGGCGCGGTCCTCGAGGCGCTCTTCCAGCGAGTCGAGTTTCTCGCCGCGCGCGTCGAGCTGCTCGGCGCGGCGGTTGAGCCGCTCGATCTCGCGCTTGAGTTCCTCACGTTCCCGGCGGGTTTCCTGGCGGTCACTGCTCAGCGCCTCGCGTTCCCGGGCGGCGTCCTGCTTGGCCTGCGCGCGTTCCTGTTCCAGCCCGGCGCGCAGGGCGCTGACCTGCTCCCGCTGGCTGTCAAGCTGGGCCAGTTGCGCGTCGAACTGCGCAAGCTGAACGCTGAGCTGAGCTTCTCTTTCGGCGGCTTCCTTGATTCTGCGGGTGGCGTCCTGCCTGTCCTGGTCAGCTTCGGCCCGCGCCATGCGGGCGTCGGTGTCGGCCTGAGCGCGGATGCGATCCGCTTCACGCTGGGCGTCCTGTTGCAGGCGGTTGTCGATCTCGGCGCGCTGCCGCGCCCCACGACTCTGCCCTATCAGGAACCCCCCGACCAATCCGAGCAGCAGCCCCACGATGATCCATGCGATCGTCACGGTGCGCTCCTTTGGGTGTGTTGCATGGGGCACGCGCCTGAATGGCCACGCGCCCCGAGGTGGGAAACTGAGGGTGAACGCCTCCGCTGTGATGGACCTGTGGGGACGTTCGCCCCAAGTGTAGCGGGAAAGCCCGGCAGCGCGCGAAGGCCTGACCCTTCAGGTGGTCAGGGCAGGCAGGAGGCAGGAACGACGGTTCTTCAAGACCGCCTGAGCAGGTCAGCGGTGGTCAGGGTTGCACGGTGAAGGTCAGGGTCCCGGACAACCCGGGGTTCAGGAGCTTCACCTTCGCCGCAACTGCACCCAGCAGCGACCCTCTTCCCTGGGGGCTGACTGTGGCGAACGTGGAACTGGAGCCTGGCGTCCGCCACAGGTTCAGTGGGCCACTGCTGATGTGCAGCAGCGCTGCGTGGGCGCGCTGGCATGGAGGGAGCAGTGAATGGGTGGGGAAGTAGAAAACCCCCGCCGTGGGGCGGGGGTCAAACGCTTGATGGCGTTTACTTCGCGGCGTGCACCACGAGCTTCATGGGGATGCTCACTTCGGGGTGGGCGCGGTAGGAGATGTCGTACTCGCCAATTTCCTTGACGGTTTTCGGCATCGTGATGCGGCGCTTGTCCACGTCGAAGCCCAGCTTGTCCAGGGAGTCGGCAACGTCTTGGTGCGTGACCGCACCGTAGATCTTGCCTTCGCCGGCGCGGACGCTGAGTTCCACGGCGACGCCGTTCAGGCGGCTGGCGAGGTCCTCGGCGCTGGCCTTCTCGGCCGCCAGGGTCTTCTGGCGGGCGCGGATGCGGGCTTCGAGGCTCTTCATGTTGCTGGCGGTGGCCGGCGTGGCGATACCCTGGGGGATCAGCCAGTTGCGGGCGTAGCCGT from Deinococcus radiotolerans includes these protein-coding regions:
- the tyrS gene encoding tyrosine--tRNA ligase, with translation MQNEMTRQEPAPIRWNLPVDDQIELLRRGVVDLVSEDDLRRKLAKGQPLRVKLGADPTRPDLHLGHAVILRKMRQFQDLGHKVIMLIGDFTAMIGDPSGKSKTRPPLTLEQTRENAKSYLEQCRLILRQEPEVLEVRFNGEWLEPMGYADVIRLASRYTVARIMERDDFRKRFEGGVPIAVHELLYPLTQGYDSVALEADVELGGTDQLFNNLVGRALQRDYGQESQVVMTLPLLVGLDGTEKMSKSLDNYIGLTDEPHEMFAKLMKVPDPLLDNYFTLLTDLPRPRIEELLAGHPVAAHRELAREVVAWFHPDADLDAAEARFRSVAKGGIPQNIPTVTVPAAELANSADPERISLVKLVVLAGLEPSNGAARKLMQNRGLKLNGEAVTDAQASLTREQLSQEGGAVIQKGKDKFARLVLGS
- a CDS encoding MOSC domain-containing protein; amino-acid sequence: MKTIQELRDTFPRPGVIEWLGLRPARRAPVQSVPEVEAHPLVGLIGDHGKLAPPRLTALTGEAGEAARPANAPAIPGGPGRRQVTLIQAEHLPVIAALAGLNEASPEQLRRNIAVRGIPLLALKDRRFQIGEAILEGTGECHPCSRMEETLGEGGYNAVRGHGGLTARVIRGGVIRLGDQIRPLPSPDA
- a CDS encoding YqhA family protein; the protein is MPKRPAPPLSRTRRVTLAGAFGFTRLIVELGVLSSFAFSLALFVAAIAQAYATIRAALGDLGEAHTTKSLIVAAVEQADTLLVGVALLIISFGLQALFVGRVQNVPRWLHIDSFDDLKQKLIGIVIVALSVNFFSVALEWKSGSDILVYGAAIAAVILAVGAYSVILSRLGHRPDAPDDQHAEP
- a CDS encoding tRNA (adenine(22)-N(1))-methyltransferase TrmK, translated to MPNLDARLQAALHLIQAETHADIGSDHAHLPIRLAQLGRITRGVIVEVNSGPLEHARVNVARAGLTDRLEVRAGNGLAPLAPGEVQSASMTGMGAQTMLGILTRTPGRVPDALVLQPNDSPEPLRRWAQESSYHVAAEVLAPGFWRYPVLRLERQSGPDPAYAGLPGNAALRYGPLLLREGSGLLREQVAADIARLTPLAAPGRAAEHDLHVAQSAAVWLSGNRK
- the rny gene encoding ribonuclease Y; its protein translation is MTIAWIIVGLLLGLVGGFLIGQSRGARQRAEIDNRLQQDAQREADRIRAQADTDARMARAEADQDRQDATRRIKEAAEREAQLSVQLAQFDAQLAQLDSQREQVSALRAGLEQERAQAKQDAAREREALSSDRQETRREREELKREIERLNRRAEQLDARGEKLDSLEERLEDRARHLSTQEQEIAARLHQADLKLFEIAGLSPEAARADILTRLDAELEEEKAIRVKAMQERATADAKRSARHVIAQAIQRSASETSAALSVSVVPIPNDAMKGRLIGREGRNIRAFEALTGVDLIIDDTPEAVILSSFNPVRREVAKHVLDALVADGRIHPTRIEEMVHKAQDEMKTFMHAQGEEAAIEAGVVGIKPGLVQLLGRMYFRTSYGQNVLKHSIQVAHLTGIMAGELGLDAGMARRAGLMHDVGKSIDREIDGTHVEIGINLAKRFGEPAEVIDAIAHHHDPENGETLYSVLVAAADAISAARPGARREELESYVRRLEMLEQIAVSFPGVQQAYAIQAGREVRVIVQPEKVTDAQATLLAREIAGRVEQDMEYPGQVQVTVVRESRAVEVAR
- the rplI gene encoding 50S ribosomal protein L9, giving the protein MQVILLEPGKLGKTGDVVNVKDGYARNWLIPQGIATPATASNMKSLEARIRARQKTLAAEKASAEDLASRLNGVAVELSVRAGEGKIYGAVTHQDVADSLDKLGFDVDKRRITMPKTVKEIGEYDISYRAHPEVSIPMKLVVHAAK